The Acidobacteriota bacterium genome includes a region encoding these proteins:
- the rbfA gene encoding 30S ribosome-binding factor RbfA — translation MAQGFRPDRLADQIRAETSEIVAREVHDPKVGLITITKVQVTADLQIARVFYTTMTSGTARADTAKALQRATPFVRHQLAGRLTLRRMPEIEFRFDQSVEQHDRIEKLIQQIHEEEASREPETREDEPPHEQ, via the coding sequence ATGGCCCAGGGATTTCGACCCGATCGGCTCGCTGACCAGATCCGCGCGGAAACGAGCGAGATTGTCGCCCGCGAAGTGCATGATCCCAAGGTCGGCCTCATCACGATCACCAAGGTCCAGGTGACCGCTGATCTGCAGATCGCCCGCGTGTTCTACACGACGATGACCAGCGGGACCGCGCGGGCGGACACGGCCAAGGCGCTCCAGCGGGCCACGCCGTTTGTCAGGCATCAGTTGGCGGGCCGGCTGACGCTTCGCCGCATGCCGGAGATCGAGTTCCGGTTCGATCAGTCGGTCGAGCAGCACGACCGGATCGAGAAGCTGATCCAGCAGATTCACGAGGAAGAAGCCAGCCGGGAACCCGAGACCCGAGAGGACGAGCCCCCGCATGAGCAGTAG
- the infB gene encoding translation initiation factor IF-2 — MSTVRIYKIAELLGTTSQEIVALLKRDHGIELKSASSTVEEIVAHQFVSRLARTRGITLPKGDIFAEGAASKVKKGGTAKKVEPPPPPPKPSMPPPRLVKTVKVPHPVEAPVEPEAEAVVEYEPVAAPEVEPEPIVLEPLPVHEPVPVHEAPASESVQAAEPEPAPVAAEPVEEDAPVLAVVEEPVAPAVPPPAPAVGRFVPSTLRLRVEEPRKHVPLQPVARPLPPRLPVRPAAATGTAATPAAKSPAPSAAPKAPMAARPGAATTDRPAVRPPYSTRQPVTGGPRPLPSQPLRTQQPGMPSGGARPGAPTAPPRPVVGRPAPRRPMGRPGGRMARRGPSRDTSTPTAAIESTPPPVTRTITLAEGMTVKDLSDKLDIRAKEILKKLLDRRIMVTINTTLDTEMATSLARESGAEVKMRSFEEEVLEVSTEDSQPEDQVTRAPVVTVMGHVDHGKTTLLDAIRETKVAEGEAGGITQHIGAYQVVVNNRPVVFLDTPGHEAFTLMRARGARVTDIVILVVAADDGVMPQTREAIDHARAAGVPIIVAINKIDKPDANPDRVMKDLADLGLMPEQWGGKTVTVPVSAKKRQNIDLLLEMILLVTDIGELKANPKAPGQGAVLEAKLDKGRGPVATVLIQNGTLRVGDTVIAGSVIGKVRALFDDRGHPIKLVGPSSPVEVLGLTALPQPGDTFQVIADQAKARQVVTFRQTQAKDRALGAKSSRLTLESLKQQIVDGAIKELPIVVKADVQGSAEVLSDTLGKLSDDKVKVRIIHSGAGAINESDVLLAAASNAIIIGFNVRPDRNAADLAERETVEIRQHSVIYHVTDEIKKAMLGLLEPTFREVRIGSAEVRETFKVPKFGTIAGCMVVEGRVARTGDLQSRLVRDHVVVHDGKIGSLRRFKDDVSEVKSGAECGIGFERFNDIKVGDVIEVYMIEKISPLATA; from the coding sequence GATCTACAAGATCGCGGAGTTGCTCGGCACCACGAGCCAGGAAATCGTCGCACTGCTCAAGCGCGATCACGGCATCGAGCTCAAGAGTGCGTCGAGCACGGTCGAAGAGATCGTTGCCCACCAGTTCGTGTCGCGCCTGGCGCGCACGCGGGGGATCACGCTGCCAAAGGGTGACATCTTCGCCGAGGGCGCCGCGTCCAAGGTGAAGAAGGGCGGGACGGCAAAGAAGGTCGAGCCGCCGCCGCCACCGCCGAAGCCGTCGATGCCGCCGCCGCGTCTGGTGAAGACCGTCAAGGTTCCGCACCCGGTCGAAGCGCCGGTCGAGCCGGAAGCGGAGGCGGTGGTCGAGTACGAGCCTGTTGCGGCGCCAGAGGTCGAGCCCGAACCGATCGTCCTGGAACCTTTGCCAGTCCATGAGCCAGTTCCGGTCCATGAGGCACCGGCGTCCGAATCTGTGCAGGCCGCCGAGCCGGAACCTGCGCCGGTCGCTGCCGAGCCTGTCGAGGAAGACGCGCCGGTTCTCGCAGTGGTCGAGGAACCCGTTGCTCCAGCCGTTCCGCCGCCGGCTCCGGCCGTCGGCCGTTTTGTGCCGTCCACGTTGCGACTGAGGGTCGAGGAACCGCGCAAGCACGTTCCGCTTCAGCCCGTCGCTCGTCCGCTTCCGCCCCGGCTGCCAGTACGCCCTGCGGCGGCCACAGGCACCGCGGCGACGCCAGCGGCGAAATCGCCTGCGCCTTCGGCCGCGCCGAAGGCCCCGATGGCCGCCCGTCCAGGGGCGGCGACAACCGACAGACCGGCCGTGAGACCGCCGTACAGCACCCGACAGCCGGTGACGGGAGGCCCACGGCCCCTGCCGTCGCAGCCGCTGCGCACGCAGCAGCCGGGCATGCCCAGTGGCGGCGCGCGGCCTGGGGCGCCGACGGCGCCTCCGAGGCCAGTGGTTGGCCGGCCGGCTCCGCGGCGACCGATGGGACGCCCAGGGGGACGCATGGCCCGGCGCGGCCCCAGCCGGGACACGTCGACTCCGACCGCAGCGATCGAGTCGACGCCGCCGCCAGTAACCCGCACGATCACCCTGGCCGAAGGGATGACGGTCAAGGATCTCAGCGACAAGCTCGATATCCGCGCCAAGGAGATCCTCAAGAAACTGCTCGACCGGCGCATCATGGTCACCATCAACACGACGCTCGACACCGAGATGGCGACGTCGCTGGCGCGCGAATCCGGCGCCGAGGTCAAGATGCGCAGCTTCGAGGAAGAAGTCCTCGAGGTCAGCACCGAGGACAGCCAGCCCGAAGATCAGGTGACGCGCGCCCCGGTGGTGACGGTCATGGGCCACGTCGACCATGGCAAGACGACGCTGCTGGACGCAATCCGCGAGACGAAAGTCGCCGAGGGCGAGGCCGGCGGTATCACCCAGCACATCGGCGCCTACCAGGTCGTGGTCAATAACCGGCCGGTGGTGTTCCTCGACACGCCGGGCCACGAGGCCTTCACCCTGATGCGAGCGCGCGGCGCCCGCGTCACCGATATCGTCATCCTCGTTGTGGCCGCCGACGACGGCGTCATGCCGCAGACGCGCGAGGCCATCGACCACGCGCGTGCGGCGGGCGTGCCGATCATCGTGGCCATCAACAAGATCGACAAGCCCGACGCCAACCCGGATCGGGTGATGAAGGATCTGGCCGACCTGGGCCTGATGCCCGAACAGTGGGGAGGAAAGACCGTCACCGTGCCGGTCTCCGCCAAGAAGCGGCAGAACATCGATCTGCTGCTGGAAATGATCCTGCTGGTGACCGACATCGGGGAGCTGAAGGCCAACCCCAAGGCCCCGGGCCAGGGTGCGGTGCTCGAAGCCAAGCTGGACAAGGGCCGCGGCCCGGTGGCCACGGTCCTCATCCAGAACGGCACCCTGCGGGTGGGTGACACGGTGATTGCGGGTTCGGTCATCGGCAAGGTCCGCGCGCTGTTCGACGACCGCGGGCATCCGATCAAGCTGGTCGGGCCGTCCTCGCCTGTTGAAGTGCTGGGCCTGACGGCATTGCCCCAGCCGGGCGACACGTTCCAGGTCATCGCGGATCAGGCCAAGGCGCGCCAGGTGGTGACCTTCAGGCAGACGCAGGCCAAGGATCGCGCCCTCGGCGCCAAGTCGTCGCGTTTGACGCTCGAATCGCTCAAGCAGCAGATCGTCGACGGGGCGATCAAGGAGCTCCCCATCGTCGTCAAGGCCGACGTGCAGGGCTCTGCCGAAGTGCTGTCAGACACGCTCGGCAAGCTGTCCGACGACAAGGTGAAGGTCCGCATCATCCACTCGGGAGCTGGCGCCATCAACGAGTCGGACGTGCTGCTGGCGGCGGCCTCCAACGCCATCATCATCGGCTTCAACGTGAGGCCGGACCGCAACGCGGCCGACCTGGCCGAGCGCGAAACCGTCGAGATCCGGCAGCACTCGGTCATTTATCACGTGACCGACGAGATCAAGAAAGCGATGCTGGGTCTGCTCGAGCCGACGTTCCGCGAGGTTCGCATCGGGTCGGCCGAAGTGCGCGAGACGTTCAAGGTGCCCAAGTTCGGCACCATCGCGGGATGCATGGTCGTCGAGGGCCGCGTGGCGCGCACGGGAGACTTGCAGTCACGCCTCGTGCGCGATCACGTCGTCGTCCACGACGGCAAGATCGGATCGCTGCGCCGGTTCAAGGACGATGTCAGCGAGGTGAAGTCGGGAGCCGAATGCGGAATCGGCTTCGAGCGCTTCAACGACATCAAGGTCGGCGACGTGATCGAAGTCTACATGATTGAGAAGATCTCGCCGCTGGCGACCGCGTAG